The sequence TGCAAACTATAGTACCATAAGGGTACTTCTATCTATCAGCAAAGCTAGCATACCAGTAGTTCTAGATGGCGAATATATGATTCAACAAGATCCTGAACTTATTCTACCTAAGGGGACATACACCATATCAGTGGCATCAAATAATCGTGTACGTATAAACGGCAATGGCATAAATAAAATAATTGGTTCCACTCTTACCTTAGTAAGGCTAAAGAACGAAGGAAATGGTAATAACCATCTAACTATCCGTGGCACAGACTATGGTGACATTAACTATCTTGGTAATATGGTCTTTACAGTTAACGGTAGTAATCTAAGGGTGGTAAATCATGTACCACTAGAAGAATACCTTTATGGGGTAGTGCCATATGAAATGAGTAACTCCTTCCCTCTCGAAGCATTAAAGGCACAAGCTGTCAGTGCTAGGGGCTATGCAATAAGATATATAAAAACATCTGGTACCCATGACCTTGGTGACACTACAACCCATCAAGTATATAAGGGTTATAACCCTTCATATGCAAGGGCTATAAGGGCTGTAGATGAGACCGCAGGCCGGGTACTTACACATAACGGTACAATAATTGCTACATACTATTCTGCTTCAAACGGTGGACAAACAGAGCTTGCCGGAAATGTATGGGTAACAAATTTGCCATACCTAGTACAAAAAGACGACCCTTATGACTTAGAAAATACTGCAAGTATCTACCACAAATTTTTTGTTCCAAAGGTTGTAGAAGGTTCAGCATATGATTCAGCTACATTACCTGGGGAGCATGCTGTAAGAATTGTTAAAACTAATAGTAACATAAATGTAAGAAGTGGCCCTGGAACAAATCATTCAATCCTCGGCACAACTACTCTAAATAATGTTTACGAATGGGTTTCCACAGCATCAAATGGCTGGCACCAAATAAAGTATAATGGTCAAGATGCTTATATAACTCCTGACTATGCTGCCAGAGTTGAAAGTGGAACTTTCCTATATGCTAGTCCTGTACTAGCTGATTTGCAAATAAAAGCTTTTGAAAAGCTTAAAGCAGATGGCCACGATATAGAAAAAGCAACTGATGTTAAAATAACCAATGTTAACAGTCTAGCAAATGGTCAAAAGCGTTGGCCAAACACTCAAAGCAGAACAT comes from Alkalicella caledoniensis and encodes:
- a CDS encoding SpoIID/LytB domain-containing protein, translated to MKRLIKVKVVFLIVVLSCIFLTPNFQVAANANYSTIRVLLSISKASIPVVLDGEYMIQQDPELILPKGTYTISVASNNRVRINGNGINKIIGSTLTLVRLKNEGNGNNHLTIRGTDYGDINYLGNMVFTVNGSNLRVVNHVPLEEYLYGVVPYEMSNSFPLEALKAQAVSARGYAIRYIKTSGTHDLGDTTTHQVYKGYNPSYARAIRAVDETAGRVLTHNGTIIATYYSASNGGQTELAGNVWVTNLPYLVQKDDPYDLENTASIYHKFFVPKVVEGSAYDSATLPGEHAVRIVKTNSNINVRSGPGTNHSILGTTTLNNVYEWVSTASNGWHQIKYNGQDAYITPDYAARVESGTFLYASPVLADLQIKAFEKLKADGHDIEKATDVKITNVNSLANGQKRWPNTQSRTFLTANGNITVQYYLTGSDTLSSKSNIDVTINLMNRNASGSILNTHEYFSTNTRMRGVTPESNGFTVTAGRYGHGVGMSQRGAQQMASSPHNKKYNEILAFYFHGTSLLTVDTKVPDLPIRPDPQPEPPTEPDTPKEPNVSSSKHKINDNNVTGVSTGMKASTFISNISVNDGTVELLNSSGQNKKSDDKVVTGDILRVKQTDNKTFKEYPIIIYGDVTGSGEIALIDLLTIQRHLLNISKLNGPYQTAADVSKDGSLTLLDLLMVQRHLLKIENIKQ